A single window of Crassostrea angulata isolate pt1a10 chromosome 8, ASM2561291v2, whole genome shotgun sequence DNA harbors:
- the LOC128159795 gene encoding amidase-like, with the protein MSGTPELQKSAAIVRISEEDIKSISEDLRLKLTLEETSAIYEFCDGTCKDYQRVYELTAPTPTVKYPRTPGYRDTQDDSWYYRCDIKGAEKGLLAGKTVAIKDNVTVAGVPMMNGSKLLEGFVPDRDATVVTRILDAGGRILGKSVCEDLCFSGNSCTSSTGPVKNPHDPTRSAGGSSSGSGSLVARKVVDVAIGGDQGGSIRIPASWCGIVGLKPTYGLVPYTGIMPIEKTIDHAGPMARTVEDCAALLEVIAGYDDGNDPRQFPAVPHPPYSKLVNDGIKGKKIGILTEGFVDVEEDLARVVRQRALTLKEAGAEVSDVSLPIHMDGLAIWTPVAFEGTYQMMIKGNGHGYNWKGSYDLPLQEALAGAYNLRPFDCPLPVKIVMIFSEYMQRNYQNKFYGKAQNLVQHLTREYNRILKDYDVIVMPTLPAKAFKLPSKGHSVNETLKLELDMIRNTAPFNATGHPALSVNAGLSEGLPALPCGMMIVGRMFDDLTVLQVARAVEKTFEDK; encoded by the exons ATGTCGGGAACACCAG AACTTCAAAAGAGTGCCGCCATTGTACGGATATCAGAGGAGGATATCAAATCGATATCAGAGGATCTAAGGCTGAAACTCACACTGGAAGAGACTAGCGCCATCTATG AGTTCTGTGATGGCACCTGTAAAGACTACCAAAGGGTTTACGAGTTAACAGCACCGACCCCCACCGTCAAATACCCCAGAACCCCCGGGTATAGAGACACACAGGACGACTCGtg GTATTACCGATGTGACATTAAAGGAGCGGAGAAAGGACTTTTGGCGGGAAAAACTGTGGCCATTAAAGACAATGTGACTGTGGCGGGGGTCCCAATGATGAACGGAAGTAAGCTCCTGGAGGGGTTCGTGCCCGACAGAGACGCCACTGTAGTGACCAGGATACTGGATGCAG GAGGTCGCATTCTGGGTAAATCTGTGTGCGAGGACTTGTGCTTCTCCGGAAATAGCTGCACTTCCTCTACCGGTCCAGTCAAAAATCCACACGATCCCACAAGAAGTGCAGGTGGTTCTAGCTCGGGCTCGGGTTCTCTG GTTGCAAGAAAAGTAGTAGATGTTGCTATTGGAGGAGATCAAGGCGGATCCATACGTATTCCCGCCAGCTGGTGTGGAATTGTGGGATTGAAGCCGACCTATGGTTTAGTGCCATACACTGGCATTATGCCAATAGAGAAGACGATCGACCATGCCGGTCCCATGGCCAGGACTGTGGAGGACTGTGCCGCTTTACTAGAG GTGATTGCTGGCTACGATGACGGGAATGACCCTCGCCAGTTCCCTGCAGTACCCCACCCACCCTACTCTAAACTG GTAAACGACGGGATCAAAGGAAAGAAGATCGGAATTCTGACTGAGGGATTTGTGGATGTAGAAGAAGACTTAGCGAGGGTCGTCAGACAGAGGGCCTTGACCCTGAAGGAGGCGGGGGCGGAGGTGTCTGACGTCTCCCTCCCTATCCACATGGACG GTTTAGCCATTTGGACACCGGTAGCCTTTGAGGGGACCTATCAAATGATGATTAAAGGAAACG GACATGGTTACAACTGGAAGGGTTCATACGATCTCCCACTGCAAGAGGCCTTGGCGGGGGCATATAACCTTCGACCTTTCGACTGCCCCCTACCGGTCAAAATAGTCATGATATTTTCTGAGTACATGCAGAGGAATTACCAGAACAAGTTTTACGGCAAAGCCCAGAATCTAGTCCAGCATCTGACGAGGGAGTACAACAGAATTCTTAaggattatgacgtcatagtcaTGCCCACACTTCCAGCCAAGGCATTCAAACTTCCATCCAAAGGACATTCCGTAAACG AGACTCTCAAACTGGAGTTGGACATGATCAGGAACACTGCACCGTTCAACGCCACCGGGCACCCCGCCCTCAGTGTCAACGCCGGCCTCAGCGAGGGTTTGCCCGCATTGCCCTGTGGGATGATGATAGTGGGCAGAATGTTTGATGACCTCACGGTTCTACAGGTCGCCCGAGCCGTCGAGAAAACCTTTGAGGATAAGTAA
- the LOC128159797 gene encoding LOW QUALITY PROTEIN: amidase-like (The sequence of the model RefSeq protein was modified relative to this genomic sequence to represent the inferred CDS: inserted 1 base in 1 codon), which yields MSDITTELQKSAAIVRISEEDIRSISEEMRLKLTPEETSAIYEWCGETCRSYQRVYELIPPTPLVRYPRTPGYREQEDDSWYYRCDIKGAEEGLLAGKTVAIKDNVSVAGVPMMNGSKLLEGFVPDKDATVVTRILDAGGRILGKAVCEDLCCSASSFTSASGPVKNPYDPTRSTGGSSSGSASLVARKVVDVAIGGDQGGSIRIPASWCGIVGLKPTYGLVPYTGVMPVEKTLDHVGPMTRTVEDCASLLEVITGYDDGNDPRQFPALPHPPYSKLVNYGIKGKKIGLLKEGFKDMDEEVARVVRQAALTLEEAGAEVSDVSLPIHNDGKAIWSPITFEGTYQMMVKGNGHGYGWKGTYDLQLQEALAKAYNLRPFDCPMTLKIAMIFSEYIQRNYQSKFYSKAQNLVQHLTKEYNRILKDYDVMVMPTLPSIAYKLPTSNNTLRETLKLAQGMVKNTKPFNLTGHPAXTINAGFIEGLPCGMMIVGRMFDDLTVLQVARAFEKLRDC from the exons ATGTCGGATATAACAACAG AGTTGCAAAAAAGTGCCGCCATCGTACGGATATCGGAAGAGGATATCAGATCGATATCGGAGGAAATGAGACTGAAACTCACACCGGAAGAGACTAGCGCCATCTATG AGTGGTGTGGGGAGACCTGTAGAAGCTACCAGAGAGTGTACGAGCTGATCCCGCCCACTCCTTTAGTGCGGTATCCAAGGACGCCGGGTTACAGGGAACAGGAAGATGATTCCTG GTATTACCGATGTGACATCAAAGGTGCAGAAGAAGGACTTTTGGCGGGAAAAACAGTTGCCATCAAAGACAATGTGAGTGTGGCGGGGGTCCCGATGATGAACGGAAGTAAGCTCCTGGAGGGGTTCGTGCCCGACAAAGACGCCACTGTAGTGACCAGGATACTGGATGCAG GGGGTCGGATTCTAGGTAAAGCTGTGTGCGAGGACTTATGCTGTTCCGCGAGTAGCTTTACTTCCGCTTCCGGACCCGTCAAAAACCCGTATGATCCAACAAGAAGTACAGGTGGTTCGAGTTCCGGCTCGGCGTCTCTG GTTGCCAGAAAAGTAGTAGATGTTGCTATTGGAGGAGACCAAGGGGGCTCAATTCGTATTCCCGCCAGCTGGTGTGGAATTGTGGGATTGAAGCCGACCTATGGCTTGGTGCCATACACCGGTGTGATGCCAGTCGAAAAAACTCTAGATCACGTTGGGCCCATGACAAGAACTGTGGAGGACTGTGCGTCTCTGCTTGAA GTGATTACTGGCTACGATGATGGAAATGACCCCCGCCAGTTTCCTGCCCTACCCCACCCACCGTACTCTAAACTG GTTAACTATGGGataaaaggaaagaaaattGGTCTCCTTAAAGAAGGATTCAAAGACATGGATGAAGAGGTGGCGAGGGTCGTCAGACAGGCGGCCTTGACCCTGGAGGAGGCGGGGGCGGAGGTGTCTGACGTGTCCCTCCCTATCCACAACGACG GCAAAGCCATATGGTCTCCAATAACCTTCGAAGGAACATATCAAATGATGGTTAAAGGAAATG GTCACGGGTATGGTTGGAAAGGGACGTACGATCTTCAGTTACAGGAGGCTTTAGCAAAAGCCTACAACCTTCGACCGTTTGACTGCCCAATGACGCTTAAAATCGCAATGATATTTTCTGAATACATTCAGAGGAATTACCAAAGCAAATTTTACAGCAAAGCCCAGAATCTAGTCCAACACTTGACAAAGGAGTATAATCGTATTCTAAAGGATTATGACGTCATGGTCATGCCAACATTACCATCCATAGCTTATAAGCTGCCAACCAGTAACAATACCTTACGCG AGACACTGAAACTTGCGCAAGGCATGGTTAAAAACACGAAGCCTTTCAATCTTACTGGACATCCCG CCACAATCAATGCAGGTTTCATCGAGGGTCTGCCTTGTGGGATGATGATAGTGGGCAGAATGTTTGATGACCTCACGGTTCTTCAGGTCGCGCGAGCCTTCGAGAAATTGCGAGACTGCTAA
- the LOC128159796 gene encoding amidase-like isoform X2, which produces MSEKTQELQKSSAIARISEEDINLISEDLRLKLTREEASAIYEFCGETCKSYQRVYELVAPTPEVKYPRTPGYRETEDSSWYYRCDIKGAENGLLKGKTVAIKDNVSVAGVPMMNGSKLLEGFVPDRDATVVTRILDAGGRITGKSVCEDMCFSGSSFTASSGPVRNPYDATRTTGGSSSGSASLVIAGYDSGNDPRQFPVMTHPPYSQLVNDGIKGKKIGLLTEGFIGVEEDLAGIVRQAALTLKEAGAEVSDVSLPIHSDGVAIWTPVDFEGTYQMMIKGNGHGYGWKGAYDLPLQEALTGAFDLRPFDCPLPVKIVMIFAEYMQRNYQNKFYSKAQNLIQHLTMEYNRILKDYDVIVMPTSSGKPIKLPTRADSIGETLKLVLGMIKNTAPFNATGHPALSVNAGLSEGLPCGMMIVGRMFDDLTVLQVARAFEKIRDGAK; this is translated from the exons ATGTCGGAGAAAACACAAG agctaCAAAAAAGTTCCGCCATTGCACGGATATCGGAAGAAGATATCAACTTGATATCAGAGGATCTAAGACTAAAACTCACAAGAGAGGAGGCTAGCGCAATTTATG AGTTCTGCGGAGAAACATGCAAGAGCTACCAGAGAGTTTACGAGCTTGTTGCACCAACACCGGAAGTGAAATACCCAAGAACACCTGGATACAGGGAAACGGAAGACAGTTCTTG GTATTACAGATGTGATATTAAGGGGGCAGAAAATGGACTTTTGAAGGGTAAAACGGTGGCCATTAAAGACAATGTGAGTGTGGCGGGAGTCCCGATGATGAACGGAAGTAAGCTCCTGGAGGGGTTCGTGCCCGACAGAGACGCCACTGTAGTTACCAGGATACTGGATGCAG GCGGTAGGATAACGGGAAAGTCCGTGTGTGAAGATATGTGTTTCAGCGGCAGCAGCTTTACGGCGTCTTCCGGACCTGTCAGAAACCCGTATGACGCAACACGAACCACTGGTGGATCAAGCTCGGGCTCGGCCTCTTtg GTAATTGCTGGGTATGATAGCGGGAACGACCCCCGCCAGTTTCCCGTCATGACCCACCCACCATATTCACAACTG gtaaatGACGGGATTAAAGGTAAGAAGATTGGACTCCTGACTGAGGGATTTATAGGCGTGGAGGAGGACCTAGCGGGGATTGTGAGACAGGCGGCCTTGACCCTGAAGGAGGCGGGGGCGGAGGTGTCCGACGTGTCCCTCCCTATCCACAGCGACG GTGTGGCTATATGGACTCCTGTCGATTTTGAAGGAACATATCAGATGATGATTAAAGGAAACG GTCATGGCTACGGTTGGAAGGGGGCATATGACCTCCCACTACAAGAGGCCCTGACGGGAGCATTTGACCTTCGACCTTTTGATTGCCCCCTACCGGTCAAAATAGTTATGATATTTGCTGAGTACATGCAGAGGAATTACCAAAACAAGTTTTACAGCAAGGCCCAGAATCTGATTCAGCATCTTACAATGGAGTACAACAGAATTCTTAAGgattatgacgtcattgtaATGCCCACTTCTTCTGGAAAACCGATCAAACTGCCTACCAGAGCCgattccataggcg AGACCCTGAAGCTTGTGCTTGGGATGATTAAAAACACTGCACCGTTCAACGCCACCGGGCACCCCGCCCTCAGTGTCAACGCCGGCCTCAGCGAGGGTCTACCCTGTGGGATGATGATAGTGGGCAGAATGTTTGATGACCTCACGGTTCTACAGGTCGCCCGAGCCTTCGAGAAAATTCGGGATGGTGCTAAATGA
- the LOC128159796 gene encoding amidase-like isoform X1, translated as MSEKTQELQKSSAIARISEEDINLISEDLRLKLTREEASAIYEFCGETCKSYQRVYELVAPTPEVKYPRTPGYRETEDSSWYYRCDIKGAENGLLKGKTVAIKDNVSVAGVPMMNGSKLLEGFVPDRDATVVTRILDAGGRITGKSVCEDMCFSGSSFTASSGPVRNPYDATRTTGGSSSGSASLLVRKKVDVAIGGDQGGSIRIPASWCGIVGLKPTYGLVPYTGIMPIEMTYDHVGPMARTVEDCATLLEVIAGYDSGNDPRQFPVMTHPPYSQLVNDGIKGKKIGLLTEGFIGVEEDLAGIVRQAALTLKEAGAEVSDVSLPIHSDGVAIWTPVDFEGTYQMMIKGNGHGYGWKGAYDLPLQEALTGAFDLRPFDCPLPVKIVMIFAEYMQRNYQNKFYSKAQNLIQHLTMEYNRILKDYDVIVMPTSSGKPIKLPTRADSIGETLKLVLGMIKNTAPFNATGHPALSVNAGLSEGLPCGMMIVGRMFDDLTVLQVARAFEKIRDGAK; from the exons ATGTCGGAGAAAACACAAG agctaCAAAAAAGTTCCGCCATTGCACGGATATCGGAAGAAGATATCAACTTGATATCAGAGGATCTAAGACTAAAACTCACAAGAGAGGAGGCTAGCGCAATTTATG AGTTCTGCGGAGAAACATGCAAGAGCTACCAGAGAGTTTACGAGCTTGTTGCACCAACACCGGAAGTGAAATACCCAAGAACACCTGGATACAGGGAAACGGAAGACAGTTCTTG GTATTACAGATGTGATATTAAGGGGGCAGAAAATGGACTTTTGAAGGGTAAAACGGTGGCCATTAAAGACAATGTGAGTGTGGCGGGAGTCCCGATGATGAACGGAAGTAAGCTCCTGGAGGGGTTCGTGCCCGACAGAGACGCCACTGTAGTTACCAGGATACTGGATGCAG GCGGTAGGATAACGGGAAAGTCCGTGTGTGAAGATATGTGTTTCAGCGGCAGCAGCTTTACGGCGTCTTCCGGACCTGTCAGAAACCCGTATGACGCAACACGAACCACTGGTGGATCAAGCTCGGGCTCGGCCTCTTtg TTGGTCCGCAAAAAAGTAGATGTAGCAATAGGAGGGGATCAGGGAGGCTCCATACGTATCCCCGCCAGCTGGTGTGGAATTGTGGGATTGAAACCGACCTATGGTTTGGTGCCATACACTGGCATAATGCCAATAGAGATGACATATGATCACGTGGGACCTATGGCTAGGACTGTGGAGGACTGTGCCACCTTACTTGAg GTAATTGCTGGGTATGATAGCGGGAACGACCCCCGCCAGTTTCCCGTCATGACCCACCCACCATATTCACAACTG gtaaatGACGGGATTAAAGGTAAGAAGATTGGACTCCTGACTGAGGGATTTATAGGCGTGGAGGAGGACCTAGCGGGGATTGTGAGACAGGCGGCCTTGACCCTGAAGGAGGCGGGGGCGGAGGTGTCCGACGTGTCCCTCCCTATCCACAGCGACG GTGTGGCTATATGGACTCCTGTCGATTTTGAAGGAACATATCAGATGATGATTAAAGGAAACG GTCATGGCTACGGTTGGAAGGGGGCATATGACCTCCCACTACAAGAGGCCCTGACGGGAGCATTTGACCTTCGACCTTTTGATTGCCCCCTACCGGTCAAAATAGTTATGATATTTGCTGAGTACATGCAGAGGAATTACCAAAACAAGTTTTACAGCAAGGCCCAGAATCTGATTCAGCATCTTACAATGGAGTACAACAGAATTCTTAAGgattatgacgtcattgtaATGCCCACTTCTTCTGGAAAACCGATCAAACTGCCTACCAGAGCCgattccataggcg AGACCCTGAAGCTTGTGCTTGGGATGATTAAAAACACTGCACCGTTCAACGCCACCGGGCACCCCGCCCTCAGTGTCAACGCCGGCCTCAGCGAGGGTCTACCCTGTGGGATGATGATAGTGGGCAGAATGTTTGATGACCTCACGGTTCTACAGGTCGCCCGAGCCTTCGAGAAAATTCGGGATGGTGCTAAATGA
- the LOC128159799 gene encoding putative ankyrin repeat protein RF_0381, with amino-acid sequence MVDKAAELYHAVCENNADKILELLDSGANPNEYYDDMENISSSSILHVCCGKGHLESIRVLVDRGADIMSRDKWRMSPLIHAIMPQFTEVVEFLVTRCPDVVNMCDKFGKAPLHYAIESDCVAMVNLLICNGADVNIGTMKGITPLMLLCSKSDVQHDSEMMRLLINHGALVNLRDLAAKRSALQYAALKLKVDAVLILLEAGGDPNTLDGAGRTPMTNVIRQCVRADGTIRTDDCLTIVLMLLHAGSDVNMTTCEECCPLMVASILRCPTLVKFFLDYGANPGIRFACGITPILPAVCNHDTQTIRLLLEYNSPINLPGRIVRRREEFYFDPCELAIHLGFFDVVELLYDYGYNLSKYPYLVDPMGTIDTPATLKENTLALGQLCSLASNPHSLFKVSALTIRKVLQKNLHDKVRLLSLPSSVQEDLLCLAAH; translated from the exons ATGGTTGACAAAGCAGCAGAGCTATACCACGCTGTGTGTGAAAATAATGCGGACAAAATCCTAGAACTTCTGGACAGCGGGGCCAATCCGAATGAATATTATGACGACATGGAGAATATCAGTTCAAGCTCAATCCTCCATGTCTGTTGTGGAAAAGGGCATCTCGAGTCGATTCGGGTCCTCGTGGACAGAGGGGCCGACATCATGTCACGTGACAAATGGCGGATGTCACCACTGATCCACGCCATCATGCCTCAGTTTACGGAAGTGGTTGAATTCCTAGTAACAAGATGCCCGGATGTTGTCAATATGTGTGATAAATTTGGTAAAGCTCCATTACATTATGCCATTGAATCAGACTGTGTGGCAATGGTGAACTTGTTGATTTGTAATGGCGCAGATGTAAACATTGGGACAATGAAAGGAATTACCCCTCTCATGTTGTTGTGTTCTAAATCTGATGTACAGCATGACTCAGAGATGATGCGTCTACTGATAAACCACGGAGCCTTAGTTAACTTGAGGGACTTGGCGGCCAAACGCAGTGCtttacaa TATGCCGCTCTTAAGCTGAAAGTTGATGCGGTCCTGATTCTGCTAGAGGCGGGCGGTGACCCCAATACTCTGGACGGGGCCGGAAGGACCCCCATGACTAACGTGATCCGCCAGTGTGTGAGAGCTGACGGGACCATCCGTACCGACGACTGTCTGACCATTGTCCTGATGCTACTCCACGCCGGAAGTGACGTCAACATGACAACCTGTGAGGAATGCTGTCCGCTCATGGTGGCCTCGATTTTGAGATGCCCCACTTTGGTCAAGTTTTTCTTGGATTATGGCGCGAATCCCGGTATTCGAT TTGCCTGTGGAATAACTCCCATTTTGCCAGCCGTTTGTAACCACGACACCCAGACGATCAGACTTTTGCTTGAATACAACAGTCCTATCAATCTCCCAGGCCGAATCGTCAGGCGGAGAGAGGAGTTCTACTTCGATCCCTGTGAGCTGGCCATCCACTTGGGTTTCTTTGACGTTGTGGAACTGTTATATGATTATGGCTATAACCTATCGAAATACCCTTATCTAGTTGATCCAATGGGCACTATTGATACTCCGGCGACGCTCAAAGAAAATACCCTAGCTCTAGGGCAGCTATGTTCGCTAGCATCTAACCCTCATTCGCTGTTTAAAGTTTCAGCTCTAACTATTCGCAAAGTTTTACAGAAGAATTTACACGACAAAGTCAGACTGTTATCTCTGCCATCATCTGTACAGGAAGACTTGCTTTGTTTAGCTGCTCactga